The Cellulosimicrobium sp. ES-005 genome segment ACGCCGAGCGCCGCCTCATCGGCATGGTGACCAACCGCGACCTGCGCTTCACGCCCGTCGCCGAGTGGGCGACGACGAAGGTCGACGAGGTCATGACGCCCCAGCCGCTCATCACGGGCCCGGCGGGCATCTCCCGCGAGGAGGCGACCGCGCTCCTGCGCAAGCACAAGCTCGAGCGCCTGCCGCTCGTCGACGCGGACGGGCGCCTCACCGGGCTCATCACGGTCAAGGACTTCGTCAAGTCCGAGCAGTTCCCGAACGCGTCGAAGGACGGCCAGGGCCGCCTGCTCGTCGGCGCCGCGATCGGCTACTTCGGCGACGCGTGGCAGCGCGCCACGACGCTCATCGACGCGGGCGTCGACGTGCTCGTCGCGGACACCGCGCACGGCAACGTGCGCATGCTCATCGAGATGGTCGCGCGCCTGAAGTCCGACCCGGCGACGCGCGACGTCCAGGTCATCGGCGGCAACGTCGCGACGCGCGAGGGCGCCCAGGCGTTCGTCGACGCGGGCGCGGACGCGGTCAAGGTCGGCGTCGGCCCGGGCTCCATCTGCACGACGCGCATCGTCACCGGCGTGGGCGTCCCGCAGGTCACGGCGGTCTACGAGGCGTCGCTCGCCGCGCGCCCGGCGGGCGTGCCCGTCATCGCGGACGGCGGCATGCGCCACTCGGGCGAGATCGGCAAGGCCATCGTCGCGGGCGCGGAGTCGGTGATGCTCGGCTCGATGCTCGCGGGCACCGAGGAGTCGCCCGGCGACACGATCCTCGTGAACGGCAAGCAGTACAAGGCGTACCGGGGCATGGGCTCCATGGGCGCCATGTCCTCGCGCGGCAAGAAGTCGTACTCGAAGGACCGCTACTTCCAGGCCGAGGTCACGAGCGACGACATGATCGTCCCCGAGGGCATCGAGGGCCAGGTCGCGTACAAGGGCTCGCTCGGCACCGTCGCGCACCAGCTCGTCGGCGGCCTGCACCAGACGATGTTCTACGTCGGCGCGCGGACCGTCCCGGAGCTCCAGGAGAAGGGCCGCTTCATCCGCATCACGTCGGCGTCGCTCAAGGAGAGCCACCCGCACGACGTCCAGATGACCGTCGAGGCCCCCAACTACACCGGCTTCTGAGGCGGGCCACCGCCCGCACGACGACGGCCCGGCGTCCCGCACCCCTCCGGGTGCCGGGTGCCGGGCCGTCGTCGCGTCGCGGACACGTCGTCGTCCGCGTGCCGCGTCAGACGGAGGGTCCGTCCGGTGGGTGCGCCGCCGGGCTCACGACGTCATGACGCGCGTGTGCAGGGCCTGCACGGCGTACCGGGCGGCCCAGAACGCGCCGTGCTGCCACGCCGAGATCTCGGACATCCAGTCGCCCGCGAAGTACACGTTCCCCGCACCCTGCTGGAGCTGCTTGAAGCGCGACGACTGCGTATTCGGGTAGGCCCACGCGCCCTCGATGTAGGGCACCTTGTGCCACGCGATGGAGAACGAGCTCTCCAGCTCGGTCCGGTACTTCTCGCCGTGGATCTTCACGCCCTGCTCGACGGCGCGCATCTCGCGCTGCCGCGGCGTCATGTCGGCGTAGGCGCGCGCGTTGGCCCCGGTGTTGTAGTAGCCGACGACGAGTCCACGGCGCTCGCCGTACCCGTAGGAGGGGTACCAGACGTGGGCGAGGTCCATGTCGGTCTCGGTGATGCCGCCGAAGATCCGGTGGTCGTCCTCCCAGAACCGCGAGCGGTACTCGAGCCCGATCTTGCCCGCCGGCGAGCCGATCGCGAACTCGCCGAGGGCGGCGTCGATGTCCGGGCCCCAGTTCGTGTCCCAGCGGCGCATGAGCCCCGCGGGCGCGGCGACGATCGCGAAGTCCGCGTCGACCTGGCGGGTCTTGCCGTTCGGCGCGGTGTAGGTGACCGTGACGCCGCTCGTGGTGTTCTGCACGCCGGTGACCGGCGAGCTGAACAGGACGTTCTGCTTGCCGATGGCCCGCACGAAGTAGTCGTAGGTCGTGTCCATGCCGCCCTTCGGCTGGAACATGAGCATCGACTGCTCCCAGTTGATCTCGAACGGGAAGTACTGGCCCACCTTCGACGCGAGCACCTCCGAGACCGTGCCGGGGCCGGGGAGCGGCGTGCCGTGCTCGTTCCAGGCGGACGGGTAGACCGAGAACCCGCGGTTGTCGCCGCCGCGGTAGCTGCCGTCGGACTGCAGCGACCCCCAGGACCGGAGGAACGCCCGCAGGTTCTCCTTGTCCGCGGCCGAGAGCTTCTGGTCGAGCGCGCCCTGGTCGGTCGCGTAGCTCAGCAGCTCGGACGTGTAGCCGAACACGTCCGCCTTCGCCGTGCGGTACCGGACCGGGTTGCCGGGGGTGGCGCCCGAGCGCTCGTTGTACAGGTAGGCGTCGGCGTTCGCGTTGGTGAACACCTCGTAGGGGACGCCCAGCTCGCGCAGGTAGTCCATGGTGACCATCCACTGCGCGATGCGGCCCGCGCCGGCGTTCATGTACACGCCGTCGGAGAACCGGGCCTTCTGGGTGACGCCGTTGACGTCCGTCTCGGAGTCGCCCCCACGTATCGTCAGCGTCCGGCCGCCGGGCCGGTGGCGCGCCTCGAGCACCGTGACCCGGTACCCCGCCTTCTGCAGCTCGTACGCCGAGGCGAGACCCGCGGGTCCGGCGCCCACGACGACGACCTTCTTGGCGGAGCGACCCGTCAGGCTGAAGTCGCTGCCCTGCGGCGGCGTCCACGACTCGTTCCGTGGCTGCGCGGCGGCCGTCGGCGCGAGCCCGACCGCCCCCATCGTCGCGAACATGACGCCGGCGCTGGAGCCGACCCCGACGGCCTGGAGGAAGCTGCGGCGCGAGACGCCGGACGTCTTCTCGTCAGTGACCATGTGGCTGGAGCCCTCTCGTCCACGGCCTGACGGGCGGACGGCCCGGCCCACGATGCCGGGTGCCGCCGTCAGCACCGCGGCCGACGCTAGGCACGCGTCGTCGCGAACGTGGGTCCGGTGCGTTTCGCGCCCGTCAACACGCGGCGGCTCGCGTAAACGTCTCGTGTCGGCGCCGTCGTGCCTGGTCACGGGGCGGTGCGGCGCGCGCTGCCGGTGCCCGACCGCCGGGCGACGAGCCGACACGCGCCCGTCACGCCCCCGAAACGGTGCGCGTCTAGCGTCACCGCTCCGGCGGCCGTCGCGGCCCGCCGGAGCGGGCGTCAGGGTGGCGCCCGCCGTCCCCGCCAGGAGGCCTGCATGAAGAACCGCACCAAGGTCGTCGTCGCCGTCGCCGTCACCGCCGCCGTCGCCGTGCCCGGGACCGCCGTCGCCGCAGGGAAGCTCTTCGAGCCGAAGCCCACCGAGTCCTTCTCGTTCGTCACCGGCGACACCCCGTCGATCGCCGACGGCGTCGCGTTCGGCAAGAACGTCGCCTGGTACAAGTCCTCGGGCCTCGGGCCCTCCGCGATGAACACGGCGCCGGGGGCCGGCGCCGAGGAGCGCTACATCCCCACCGACGTGTTCCCCGGAGGGGTGCTGCCGGCGGGCGTGACCATCACCGAGGCGCAGGGGATCAACGTCCTCATGCGGATCGGCGAGAACCTCGAGCGGGCCGGGCTGTCCTACGACGACGTCGTGTCCATGCGCGTGTTCCTCCAGAACCCCGCGGGGCAGGAGAAGATGGACTTCGCCGGCTGGAACCGCGCCTACCGGCAGTTCTTCGCGAACACGAACCTCGCGACGGGGAAGCCGATCGACGTCCAGCTCGGCTCCGCCACGACCGCGCCGATGGTCGTCAACGCCGCGCGGCCGTCGCGGTTCGCGCTCGAGATCGAGAACCTTCCCGTGAACGGCTGGCTCGTCGAGGTCGAGGTGGACGCGGTCTACCCGAAGTGACGCACGACGGGCCGGCGCCCCCGAGGGTGCCGGCCCGTCGCGTCGGTCGTCGGCTCAGTCGCGGAAGGTCTCGATGTTGGCGCCGAGCTCGCGCAGGCGCTCCGTGAGGCCCTCGTAGCCGCGCGCGATGATGTCCACCCCGCGCAGGACCGAGGTGCCCTTCGCGGCGAGCATCGCGAGGAGGATCACGACGGCGGGGCGCAGCGCCGGCGGGCAGCTCACCTCGGCGCCCGACCAGCGCGTCGGGCCCGTCACCTGGAGCCGGTGGGCGTCCAGGAGCCGCACGTCCGCCCCGAGGCGCGTGAGGTCGGTGAGGTGGATCGCACGGCCCTCGTAGACCCAGTCGTGGATGAGCGTCGTGCCCTGCGCGTTCGCGGCGATGACCGCGAAGAACGGCAGGTTGTCGATGTTGAGGCCGGGGAACGGCATGGGGTGGATCTTGTCGATCGGGGCGTGCAGCTCGCTCGGGTGCACGGTGACGTCGACGAGGCGCGTCCGGCCGTTGCGGGACAGGTACTCGGTGCTCTGCGTGTAGCGCAGGCCCATCTCGGACAGGGTCGCGAGCTCGATCTCCATGAACTCGATCGGGACGCGCGCGACCGTGATCTCGGAGCCGGTGACGATGCCCGCCGTGAGCAGGCTCATCGCCTCGACCGGGTCCTCCGAGACGGCGTACTCCACGTCCACGTCGATGTCGGTGCGGCCGTGGACGCGCAGCGTCGTCGTGCCGATGCCCTCCACCCGGACGCCGAGCAGCTCGAGGTAGAAGCACAGGTCCTGGACCATGTAGTTGGGGCTGGCGTTGCGGATCGTCGTCACGCCGTCGCGGCGGGCCGCGGCCATGAGCGCGTTCTCGGTGACGGTGTCGCCGCGCTCGGTGAGCACGACCGACAGGTCCGTGCCCGACGCCGGCGCGACCGTCGCGTGGTAGTTGCCGCCCGTCGCCGTGACCGCGAGGCCGAACGGCCGCAGCGCGATCATGTGGGGCTCCACGGTGCGCGTGCCGAGGTCGCAGCCACCGGCGTACGGGAGCTCGAACGCGTCCCGGAGCCCGAGCAGCGGGCCGAGGAACATGATGATCGAGCGGGTGCGTCGCGCGGCGTCGACGTCGATCGCGGCGAGGTCGAGCTGGTCCGGCACGACGATCTCGAGGTCGCGGCCGCCGGTCGTCCAGGTCGCGCGGACGCCGATGGAGCGCAGCACGTCGACGATGCGGTCGACCTCGACGATGCGGGCGACGCCGCGCAGGGTCGTGCGACCCCGGTTGAGCAGCGACGCGCACAGGAGCGCGACCGCGCCGTTCTTCGAGGAGTTGACGTCGATGCGCCCGGACAGGGTGTGGCCGCCCTGGACGCGCAGGTGCGCGTGCTTGGGCCCGCCGAGGCTGATGATCTCGGAGTCGAGCGCGAGGCTGATGCGGTTGAGCATCTCGAGGCTGAGGTTCTGGGCGCCCTGCTCGATGCGGTGCACGGCGCTCTGGCTCGTGCCGAGCCGCTCGGCGAGCTGGGTCTGCGTGAGGCCCCGGTTCTGGCGGGCGCCGCGGATGAGCGTGCCGACCTGCGTGAGGGGGGCGTCGTCGATCGCTGTCATGCGAGCGACGATAACTCATGGATGAGATATTCACGCGCCGACGCGGCGTGGTCGTGCCGAGATCACGGGTTCGTCACAGGATCTCCATCCGTGTCGTGAGATAGGTGCGAACGTGCTCGCGGGCGCGTGGCCCCGTTGCCCGGCTCGTCGTCGCTCGTCCGCTACGAGGGCCAGCGACCGTCCGCGCCGGCCCCGACGTAGGGCGGCTCTCGCTCGGGGTCGAGCGCGTCGACCCAGCGGCGGTGCGCCGCGACCTGCAGGTCGTGGAGGGCGTCGGGGCCCAGGGCGCCGAGGTCCGGGAAGGCGCGCGCGAGGGCGTCGAGGAGGTCCAGCGTGGCGAGGACGTCGGCGTCCGCCGTGTGCAGCGGACCGACGTCGAGCACCTCGTAGCGCGCGCAGAGGTCGACGAGCCGGCGCTTGCCCTCGCGCGCCGGGTCCCACGCCCGGTCGAGCACGAGCGGGTCGAGCACCGGGCGCACGGGCCGGCCGAGCCGGGCGGCGAGGGTCGGCAGGCCGTGCCGGACGAGCTCCGCGTCGAGGAGGGAGAGGTCGAACGCGGCGTTGTACGCGACGAGCGGGACGCCGTCGCGCTGGGCGTCGACGACGAGCGTCGCGATCTCCTCCAGCGCCTCGGCCGGCACGCCACCGCGGGCAGCCGCGTGCGCCGTCGTGACGCCGTGGATCGCCGTCGCCTCGGCGGGGATCTCGACGCCGGGGTCGAGGAGCCACGTCCGCACGTGCGTCGACCCGGGCTCGCGCAGGACGAGGGCCGCGGTGACGATCCGGTCGACGTCCACGTCGACGCCCGTGGTCTCGGTGTCGAGACCGAGGAGCGGTCCCGCCGTCCAGGGCGTCGTCGTCATGGTGCACCTCGGGGTCTCGCTCGGGTCCCGGCGCGCGTCGCGGCCGGTGCCGCCGGACGTCCCGGCGACGAGCGTCACCCTGCCAGCGCCCACCCACACGGCGGTCGTGCAGGTGACGGGCACGGCCCGCCGGTAGGCTGGCCCGGTGAGCAACGAGATCGAGATCGGACGTG includes the following:
- a CDS encoding Rid family hydrolase is translated as MKNRTKVVVAVAVTAAVAVPGTAVAAGKLFEPKPTESFSFVTGDTPSIADGVAFGKNVAWYKSSGLGPSAMNTAPGAGAEERYIPTDVFPGGVLPAGVTITEAQGINVLMRIGENLERAGLSYDDVVSMRVFLQNPAGQEKMDFAGWNRAYRQFFANTNLATGKPIDVQLGSATTAPMVVNAARPSRFALEIENLPVNGWLVEVEVDAVYPK
- a CDS encoding UDP-N-acetylglucosamine 1-carboxyvinyltransferase; the encoded protein is MTAIDDAPLTQVGTLIRGARQNRGLTQTQLAERLGTSQSAVHRIEQGAQNLSLEMLNRISLALDSEIISLGGPKHAHLRVQGGHTLSGRIDVNSSKNGAVALLCASLLNRGRTTLRGVARIVEVDRIVDVLRSIGVRATWTTGGRDLEIVVPDQLDLAAIDVDAARRTRSIIMFLGPLLGLRDAFELPYAGGCDLGTRTVEPHMIALRPFGLAVTATGGNYHATVAPASGTDLSVVLTERGDTVTENALMAAARRDGVTTIRNASPNYMVQDLCFYLELLGVRVEGIGTTTLRVHGRTDIDVDVEYAVSEDPVEAMSLLTAGIVTGSEITVARVPIEFMEIELATLSEMGLRYTQSTEYLSRNGRTRLVDVTVHPSELHAPIDKIHPMPFPGLNIDNLPFFAVIAANAQGTTLIHDWVYEGRAIHLTDLTRLGADVRLLDAHRLQVTGPTRWSGAEVSCPPALRPAVVILLAMLAAKGTSVLRGVDIIARGYEGLTERLRELGANIETFRD
- the guaB gene encoding IMP dehydrogenase — protein: MTASPVPAAAPDRDPFGFLGLTYDDVLLQPGYSDLAPSDIDTTTRLTREISIRVPLVSAAMDTVTESRMAIAMARQGGIGVLHRNLSIEDQALQVDLVKRTQTGIIDNPVTIGPDATLEELDKTAGEYRISGFPVLDAERRLIGMVTNRDLRFTPVAEWATTKVDEVMTPQPLITGPAGISREEATALLRKHKLERLPLVDADGRLTGLITVKDFVKSEQFPNASKDGQGRLLVGAAIGYFGDAWQRATTLIDAGVDVLVADTAHGNVRMLIEMVARLKSDPATRDVQVIGGNVATREGAQAFVDAGADAVKVGVGPGSICTTRIVTGVGVPQVTAVYEASLAARPAGVPVIADGGMRHSGEIGKAIVAGAESVMLGSMLAGTEESPGDTILVNGKQYKAYRGMGSMGAMSSRGKKSYSKDRYFQAEVTSDDMIVPEGIEGQVAYKGSLGTVAHQLVGGLHQTMFYVGARTVPELQEKGRFIRITSASLKESHPHDVQMTVEAPNYTGF
- a CDS encoding exonuclease domain-containing protein gives rise to the protein MTTTPWTAGPLLGLDTETTGVDVDVDRIVTAALVLREPGSTHVRTWLLDPGVEIPAEATAIHGVTTAHAAARGGVPAEALEEIATLVVDAQRDGVPLVAYNAAFDLSLLDAELVRHGLPTLAARLGRPVRPVLDPLVLDRAWDPAREGKRRLVDLCARYEVLDVGPLHTADADVLATLDLLDALARAFPDLGALGPDALHDLQVAAHRRWVDALDPEREPPYVGAGADGRWPS
- a CDS encoding FAD-dependent oxidoreductase codes for the protein MVTDEKTSGVSRRSFLQAVGVGSSAGVMFATMGAVGLAPTAAAQPRNESWTPPQGSDFSLTGRSAKKVVVVGAGPAGLASAYELQKAGYRVTVLEARHRPGGRTLTIRGGDSETDVNGVTQKARFSDGVYMNAGAGRIAQWMVTMDYLRELGVPYEVFTNANADAYLYNERSGATPGNPVRYRTAKADVFGYTSELLSYATDQGALDQKLSAADKENLRAFLRSWGSLQSDGSYRGGDNRGFSVYPSAWNEHGTPLPGPGTVSEVLASKVGQYFPFEINWEQSMLMFQPKGGMDTTYDYFVRAIGKQNVLFSSPVTGVQNTTSGVTVTYTAPNGKTRQVDADFAIVAAPAGLMRRWDTNWGPDIDAALGEFAIGSPAGKIGLEYRSRFWEDDHRIFGGITETDMDLAHVWYPSYGYGERRGLVVGYYNTGANARAYADMTPRQREMRAVEQGVKIHGEKYRTELESSFSIAWHKVPYIEGAWAYPNTQSSRFKQLQQGAGNVYFAGDWMSEISAWQHGAFWAARYAVQALHTRVMTS